A window of Adhaeribacter arboris genomic DNA:
AGAAGTTGTATTATATCGCTCCAACTCCTTGGGAGTTAATAAACCCACCGATGCCGCTGTTTGCTGAATTGGCCGGTTAGTAGCATATCCGGTGATTACTACTTCTTGTAATGCTCTCGCGTCTACATCTAACAATATTAATGCATTGTTTAATAAAGTATCAGGCTGAATATATTTAACCTGATAACCCAGCATGGAAACAGTAATTGTATCAGTTGCAAACGGTAAAGTTAAAGTAAACTCTCCTCTGCTATTAGTTGTTGTTCCAGTTGGTGTTCCGGGTACACTTACAGTTGCCCCTATTAATGGTTGTTGGGTTTTAGCCGCTGCTATTTTTCCGGAGAGCGTTTGCTGAGCCTTGGTTGTAAACGTTACTAAACCTGTAAGTAGAAGTGTAAATAAATAAATTCTCATGAATCAATATGTACCTGGTAGCTACTCTTACTAGACGTTAGTAAGCTATCCTATGTTATTAGATAGAAACAAATATAGCTTTAAAATTAAGGTACTTTGCAGAATGTTTTATCCCAACATGGTGGTTTTTCATTCATACAGCTTTTTAAGTATTCATAACCGAAAAATTGAGGATATTATACTACTATTAAGGTAATGTGTTTCATTATTTTAGGTATGATAAGGTTTAAAGAAGTAGGTAATTCAGGAAACTCGCTTTTACAAACAAATCCAACATAAAAGACTTCTCTTAGTAAAGAGAAGTCTTTTATGTTGGATTTGTTATTTAAATGAAGTATGTGCTACTATTTTGCTACAGTTCTTTTAACATGATTAGTTAAATTTAATACCTGTCGCAGTTACCCGTTATTAGATGACTACTTGCCTTACAGTTACCTTGAAGCTATTTCTTTCTGAATTTTAAAGGTAGTCCGACGATTTAATTGATGCTCTACTTCGGAACACGGCACATTATCCACGCAACGGTTTACTGGTTGCGTTTCACCATAACCCCGAGCGGTTAATCTGTTACGAGATACACCTTTTGAAACAAGGTAATTAACAGTAGCTTCTGCTCTTAAATCCGACAGTAATTGATTATAGCCATTTCCTTCCCGACTATCGCAGTGAGATCCCATTTCAACTTTTACTTTCGGATTGGCTAATAAAGTAATGGCTAACTTATCTAATTCTAAAGCTGCATCTGGGCGGATATCCCATTTGTTTAAGTCAAAGTAAATATTGGATAAAGCAATGGCTATATTTGTTTGTATGCGATCAAAAACCAAGGTAGTGTTTACAGTATCTAGTGCATTGTTCGATACTTCAATAGTAGCAGGTTGGGTTAAATAGGAAGGTTTACTTCCCTCTAAAGAATAAGTGTTCCCTTTAGATACTTTAAAATAATATTTTCCCTTTTTATCAGTAAAAGCTACTAAAGAATCTTTTCCGTTAGGCTGAATGAATCGTAAGCGCACGTTGCTTAATGGAGCTAAACTTTTTTTACCAATTTGCCCGGCTATGCGCTCTAATGTAGTAACTACCAAAACTGCAGGCTGTTGGATCAAAGAAAAACTGTAAATGTCAGCGGTGGCTTCCTCGCTAAAGCGGTCCGATGAAAATAATCCTGATTGGCCATTTTCCTCTACCAACATAGCGTAATCGTTACGAGAAGAATTAATAGGAGCCATTAGATTTGTTACAGCCGACCAGGTAGAACGTTCACCCGTTGTTGAAAATAAATCCAAGCCACCAAAACCGTTATGACCATCGGAGGAAAAGTATAAAGTGCCTTTTTGGTCAAAGGAAGGAAACATCTCGCGACCGCTGGTATTAATTGTGTTTCCGGCATTTATAGGTTTGCTCCAGGTACCATTTCCTAAGCGCTCACTATAATAAATATCAGTAAGTCCAAAACCACCCGGCATATCTGAAATAAAGTAAAGGAGATTCCCATCAGGAGATAATACCGGATGTCCAACTGAATATTCTTCCACCTTATTGTAGGCAAAAGGCTTAGGATCGGACCACTTGCCTCCAATATTTTGCGCCGTGTATATTTCCAGACGATTAACAAAACCTGAGGCAAAAGGATTTTCTATCCAACTGGTTGGATCTGGATTAGCTTTCTTGTTTTCTAATTTAACCAGGTTGGTTCGGGTAAAGTAAATGGTAGTATTAGCAGAATCTACTGCCGCCGGACCATTATGAAATTCTGCATTTAAATTTGTAGAAAGGGGCACTGGTTTAGACCAGTTAGCCCCATTTTTAACACTTCCAAACATTTTTAAATATGGTCTACCTGTCCAACCATATATTTTATCTTTTTCTTTACCTTTTGCTTCTGGCTTGGCTGTGCCCCGGTCAGAGGTGAAAAGTATACCATTTTTGTACTGAATAGGACTAAAATCAGCGTATAAAGAATTTAACTCAGTAACTGCTTTTACTTCTACCATCGGTGGGCGCTTTAACCATTGCGAAGCAAGATCACAGGCTTCGGCTAGTTTACGGGCTTGCGCAGCCTCCACAGGCACTTTTTCAGCATATTGCAAGTATTGTACTTTTGCTTCCTCGTATTTGCCATTGGTATGCAACATCTGAGCATAATAAAAAATGTTTATTGGCTCTGCTTCCGGAAACTTTAAAACCTCGGCGTACCAAGCCTCAGCAGCTACCGAGTGGTTGCTGAGTCGGTTGGCATCGGCAAGCCGTTGCGTAACAGTGAGGGTAGGTGATTTTCTTTCGATAGTTTTTTTATATTCTTCAATTGCTAATGAATATTTATAACTATCAAAATATTGGTTGGCTTTTCGGAGCGCAGATTGAGCCCGCAATTTTCCGGATAAACCACAAAATACTACAACCAATATTAAAAAGATGATTTTTGTAAAGGTATGTTTCATAATGAACAATAGCAGTATTTTAAAAATATTGAGGAGTCAGCATTTTAGTTTCCGCTTTCTTGAATAATAATACACCTAGCGAAAACTCGTGCGTACTATAATTATTTAATTGCGTCAGGGTAAAATCGTAAGAATAACCTAAGCGCAATTTTGGAGATAAAAACACTTCAGCAATGGCAGATACAGCATCCTTATTTGCCAGGTCAGATGCTTCAAAATTATTTTTGAAAATATTTGCTGCGGTGCGATAAGTACCACCTAACCAAATGCGGTTTTCGATAAGCAGAAAAGCATTCAAGTCAAGGTTAGTTGGACCATGAAAGTTTTCTTTCATCAGAATAGATGGCTTAAATTTAAGATGTTCTCCTAAATCAAAAACGTAACCTGTTGTAAGAAAGTAGCTGCGCTCAGGATTAAAAGCATTTTCCTGCTTCATGTCAAGTAAATCCGTCGCGGATATTCCCAGGTAAAATTTATCGGTATGAAAATAAACCCCTAATTTTAAATCCGGTTGAATCAGGTTAGTTTCGGCATTATCAATGGTATGATCGTTCGGATCAGTAGTAATAAGTTTATTCCGATCCACTCTGAACTGCGATGCACCCGCTGCAATCCCTACACTTAAAACTCCACTTTCTGAAACATTCAATTTAACTGCCCCATTTATCGATGCAGAAGTTCGACGCTGAGCTCCAATTTGGTCGTTTATTGCTTGTACCCCAACTCCAATGCGGTTGGACTTGTTAACACCATCTATACTGAAGGATTGAGTAGTAGGGGCGCCTTCTAAACCGGTCCATTGAGTACGGTAGAAAGCATTTAGGTGAACTACATTTTTACTACCGGCGTAAGCAGGATTAATAACCAACCCATTGAAAATATATTGGGTATACTGTGGTTTATACTGCGCCATCGAACTGAAAGACAACAGCATAGCCGCAAAAAATAAACGTAATTTCATTTTTTATTATTTCTGATTATTAGTTTGCCTAACGTACAACTGTAATGTAACCCCTATAAACTTTATAATTCCCTTCGCATGGTTTTACCCGCAGCACATAAAAGTAGGTTCCTTCGCCAAGCCCGGTTGCCCGCCAGTTATTCTGATAATTTTTGGCTCTAAATACTTCATTTCCCCAACGGTTTAGTATTTGGATGTCGTTGTCCGGAAACTTAAGTAAATTATCTACTATCCAGGCTTCATTTTTATCATCTCCGTTTGGAGTAAAAGCGGTCGGGAAGGTAAGATTGGCATCTGCTGCTTTCGCATTTGCTTCTAAAGTAGCGGCTATACTATTGCAACCAGCTGCATTAAAAGCAGTAACCGAAATTGTACCACGACGATCTAATTGATCCGCAATAACTTTTATGGTGGAAGTACCCTGACCAGATGTAATAGTAAAGCCTTCCGGAACACTCCAGGTATAGTTTGTGGTACCTGGCACTTCCGTTACCGAATACATTAAACCTGTACACGGTCCGCTTTTATCAGAAATAACAGCAGTAGCCGGAACGACACTGGGAGTAATGGTATTTGTTTCGGTGCTGCCACCAATTCCGCAAGAATTAGAAACTAATACAGATACTTTGCCCGGATTAGTGCCGACTAGAACTGTAATTGTATTTGTATTTTGACCAGCACGAATTTGCCAATTGGCTGGTACACTCCAGGTATAATTTTCAGCACCAGCTACGGGAGCAATACTGAAGCTTTGCTCGGATCCAACACATGCCGTTACCGGACCTGTAATGCTTCCTGGCAAAGCAGGTGGTCTGTTTACCCTTACCTGAACTTTCAACGGCTCACCATTACTACATAAAGAGTTGATATTAATCGGAAGGATAGATATTTCAGAATTGTCTTTAGCGGTATCTTCTACTTTAACAACAATGGTACTATTCGATCCGGTTATCTTGGTAAATCCAGTGGGTAATATATACTGAAAGCCAGTAACTCCATTTATATTATCAACGGAATAAGTAACAATATCACCCACACAAACTTCATTTTTGCCAGCTGCCAGCACCGGCAAAGAAGGAGATACGCAAATAACTACCTCAGAATAATCATTACCAGAAATTAAGTCTAACTGGTTTCCTGTAATTATAGCTGAATTGGCTATCTGACCGGCTATGAGGGGAATAGCAGTTAACGTTACGGACTTCTCTTCGCCTGCTGCTAAGCTACCTATTATCCAGTTATAGGTTCCGGTGCTTGCATCAAATTGTCCTTCGGAAGAAGCCCGAACAAATTTCAGATCAGTGGATAATACATCCGTAACTACTACACCTGTGGCGTTAGTTGGGCCATTATTACGGGCGGTAAGAGTATATGTAACTTCATTACCTAAAGTAACCGTAGAACCGTTGGCTTTTTTAATAATTTGTAGATCTACTAATGGTACCGCACCGGCATCTGTAACTACTGTTGCTTTATTGTTAAGTCCTGCGGGATCAAGAACCGCATTATTTGTTATTAGCGCCGTATTAGTTATTCTACCATTTTTAATAATCCGTGCATCAATGGTTAAAATGGCTTTTTCATTTACACCTAAATCACCGATTGTAAATATGTTCTGGCTGTAAGTAGAAGTTGGGTCAACAGATACATTTTGGGTGTAAATACCTGTATTAACAGATGTTTTTATAATAGATAGAAAACCAATTGGAAAGGTTTCGGTTAAGGCCACATTTGTAGCTTTGTCAGGGCCTAGATTTTCTACGGTAACTACATAGTGGAGATTATCACCCACCTTTGCCGTAGTTTTATTAACTGTTTTTGTAACGTATAAATTAGCCGAAGCAGTAGGTATTCTAATGGATACTTCCGCATTATTTTTAATGGGATTTGAATCCTGCGTATCAGCTTTTACAGCTACTTTATTTGTAACTACGTTAGCCGCGGCTATTGCTTTAGCAGTAACCGTAACCACTACTTTATCCTTCACTTTCATATTTCCCAACTTAAAGAGGAATACTTTTTTGTCAGGGTCAAAAGTTACCCGCACAGAACCTGGAGCACTATAATCTACAACCTCCAGATTAGCATAAGGAAAATCTTCTACTACTTCCACATTCGCTGCTTCTTGAGGGCCGTAATTAGTTACAGTTACTGTAAAAGTTACCAACTCACCCAAAGGAACAGTATTACGATTTGATTTTTTTTCGATACTTAGATCTGCTTCAATAATATTAGCCAAATAAATGTTATTATCTTGTAAGGTAACACTACCATTTAAAGCTAGTACACGCCCCTCTACACTGGTACCTTCACTTAATCGAATTGCTTCACCAGTTTCAGAACCATTATTGTTTACTAAATAATTACCTTGTAAAACCGCATTGGCATCTGGTACACCTCCAGCGGCCGGAATTAGTACCCCATTAATTTGAAAAAACACGTTTTTAGCCTGTGCCCCCCTTTCCATTGCTATAACAGAGCCTGGCTCAAAACTGAAATTACCTTCTATTTTAAAAATAAAAACGGCGTCTGTGCGGTTTTGGCCGTCTAAACGCAAAAGACCGGAAAGAAGTACATTCGGGTCATTAAAGCTATAAACTCCCGGACTAAGAATCATTCCATTGGTAACTTCGGGATCGCCTAAAGGAGTAAAACCGTTACCCAGCTTTGGATCGTGCGTGTATTCGGTCGGCTGATTTTTAACGAAATCGTAAGCCTCTCTGGCACTTTGTAAGACAGCTTCAGCATTAGGAGTATTTACCTCGGTTGTACCAATAACTACTCCAGGACCAACTTCAGGGTCAAAGCCGGTTAAAGTGCCCGTAGTAACAGCTAAATCTGCAAAAACCACACTCGCATCGGTGTTGGAAACTCCTGCCGGACCAAGAACAGCAAAGTCCTGAGCTTCTTTTAAATCCGGAACCTTTTGTTGTTGAGCGTAGAGCCGGTACGTGAGTAGTAGAAAAGAAAAAATCAGTAAAACGTTTCTCATATATTAATTACATTGCAGACGTTACTAAGGAATATTCTTATATTTTAATTCTTAGTTTCCTTTGTTATGCAAATACTATTCCTATATTTTATAGAACTTATATTTTTAATTAATATATTAAGACGTTTTAATACTAATTAGTTCATGCCATTATTTAACTATATTGAGAATGTTATTTCATTCTGCCCTTAAAAACAAAAAGCCTCACCAGTTTCCCGATGAGGCTTATTGCTTAACTAAATAAAAAATTATATAAATACGTGCCGTTCGGCGTGGTAAGAAGACCGGACTAATGGCCCTGCTTCCACATATTTGAGTCCTCGGTTAAGTCCTTCTTCGCGGTAGTGCGCAAATAAATCCGGATGAATAAATTCTGCCACTTCTAAATGGCGCTTAGTAGGTTGCAGGTATTGTCCTAAAGTTAAAATATCTAGGCCATGAGCAACTAAATCGTCTATTGCTTGATAAACTTGATCCTTTGTTTCTCCAACACCTAACATAATACCCGACTTGGTACGTTTTCCGTATTCTTTAATCCGCTTTATTTGCTCCAGACTGCGTTCATACTTAGCCTGCGGCCGAACCATCCGATACAGTTCTTTTACGGTTTCCATATTATGACTAACCACTTCCTGCCCCGCTGAAATCATGGTGATCAAAGCGTTCCAGTTAGCCTTTACGTCTGGTATAAGTGTTTCAATCGTTGTTTCCGGCGATAGCTCTTTTACCTGAACCACTGTTTCGTGCCAAATACTCGCTCCCCGATCTTTTAACTCGTCGCGGTTTACGGAGGTAATTACAGCATGCTTTACTCCCATTAATTTTATAGCTTCGGCTACTCGGCGCGGCTCGTCTTGATCGTACTCATTTGGCCGACCGGTAGCAACGGCACAGAAGGAGCAACTACGCGTACACACGTTACCTAAAATCATAAAAGTAGCAGTGCCAGTTCCCCAACATTCGCCCATGTTAGGACAATTACCACTTTCGCAAATAGTATGTAACTTATATTGATCCACCAAGTTCCGAACCTTGGCGTATTCTTTCCCTACTGGTAATTTTACCCGTAACCAATCTGGTTTACGAGGTTTAGCTATTGGCTCCGCCGGCTGTATAACCGGCAGCATTACAATCTCTTCCATAACACAAAGATAAACATTTATCCGGTAGTAGTAAATCTGCTCTATCTTTCTAAAGCTTACCAATCCGAAAATTTAAAAATAAGCCTAACAGCACTTGATCAGGTTTAAGATTATACCTGCTAAAATTTTTGTGTTGATTTAAAAACTAATTCAACCGCTACTAGCTTAAATGCTGTACAAATAACAACTAGAAAAGTTTATTGTTCCGAATGATTAAGGTTAGACAGATTAGTGGATCAAGAAAACAAAGTAGCTAGTAAAGTTTCGCTATTACAAAAAGCCAGAACCTCCAGTTAAGTTCAATAAACTCAGTTTACCTTCAGGCCTTTAAAGTAGATAGCCAAGGAATAGAAGCGGCTTAGTTTGAAAATACTCCTAATCTTATTTTATGTAATAGCTTTAAGTACAACAAAATTGCTGATTACCGGTAAAAGTCAATTATTTGCGACGACCGTAATATAAAGTCAGGTAAAAGGATGGGAAAAACTGAGCGTTATCTGCTTGAGGAATTATAACCATTTTTTTGGTAAAAGCTTCTAATACAAATCCTACTTCTACCCCAGTAACATCTTCGCGGTAGCGACCATATTCAAAATTTACTCCACCTCGCACATGGAGCCCGGGCCGGAATTTACTTTCACCTAAACCCGTAAAGAAAGCAGCGCTTCCCCGAATACGGTTTTCAAAGTCGGTATGGATTTCCGGATTGTATGCTTCTACCCGATAATCTGCTACGGCATTTGGCCCACGGGAGTAATCGGTATAATCATAAACAATATAGTAGGGAGCCAAAAGACCAATGGAGGGGCCAGCCGCCACCACACCATTTACTTGCACCCCAGATTCAGGAGCTTTCCGGAAAAAAACATATTCACGTCCAATCTCGGGCCGCAAAACAAATAAATAATTAGACTTACCATAAATAAAAGAATTACCAGTACTAGAAGAATAGCGGCGGTTTTCCTTAGGATGTTTTACTTCTACTACTTCTAAAGCCCAGAATTTAAACCAGCTATCGCGTAGGTAATGCGATGATTTGATCATACCGCCACCAATAAGCCCGCCGTTGGTATTAAAATTAACCCCATACACAAATTCTTTTTGAGGCAATTGATCATCTTGCTGGGCGTACGTTGGCAACGCGGCCAAGCCCAGCATAAAACAAATGAGAATATATTTAAGCACTCTGATAACCTTTAAGTTGGTTAAATTAAATAAAATTTTGACTCACCTCAAATAAAAGTTAATTTACGGTGATCCTAATAATAACTACTAAATACCTGGGGCGTTACGTACCTAAGAAAGACATTTAGCCTCAGGGAACAATTATTTAGATGCTTGCGATAATGGGTAGTGTCGCAAACTACTATAACCGAAATTATAGAAAGTGCTCAGCTACAAATTTTTACAATAGCAGCAAACCAACCAATTATTGCTGAAATTATCTTAACTTTTACTATGCCTAATAATGATTTTACCGAATGGATGCATCTTACTCGAAAATGCTGCCCGCACTTGTCATTTAATCCTTGGCCTAAATCCGGGATTAATACAAGCCTTTATTTTTAATTGTTAAACGTTTTTTATTAAATTTCATTGTTTGTTAACGTAACCGAGCCAAAGAAACTTAACAGATTAACGAACAAAATTTATCTAATTTCATTACCCTATATTATTTGGTTTACTGCGAATTGAAAAGACTTTAGTTATATAATCCGATTTAAAAAATCTAAATACGAAGTTAAGCCAAAGCTTTTTTCACTTCATCTACCCTAATACCTAAATGCGACCAATCCGAAGTGCATTCGCCATTACGAATTAATAATAGTTGCGGCGATTCGTGACGCACATCAAAAGCAGTTGCAATTTGATTAGAAACAGACCGGTACGACAATAAATCGAGAAAATAAGGTTTCACATTTTCTAAACCCGCATCGTCCCATTGTCGTTCGAGTCGGTTTTTAGCCGTAGCACTTATGGAACATGATGTACTATGCTTAAAAATAACAACGGGCTGCTTTAAAGATTCTGCTTTAATATTTTCTAACTGCTCCCCGGAGGTAAGCGCATTCCATTTAATCATGTAAATTACTCTTAATTGCTAAATACCTTTAATCCTTCTTCTTCCGGTTTGCTTTACGCTTTAACTTTAGTTTTTTCGGCTCTAGATAGTTAAAATCATTCGTAGCATTAAACTGATAGCTTTCCCATCCTTCCTCAATATCCACTTGTTTGCGCCCGGCTTTGCCTTTCTTATACGTGAAATTACTTGTATTTAGATGCGATTCTTTGTAATCAGCTTCTATTCGAGCCGCTTCCCGACGACTTTTTCTGGTTTCGGCTTTTAATTGCGCATCGTTCGTAAAGGCAATCTGGGCAGAAACCTGTAAACTCGAAATCAGAGTAAAGAAGATAAAAACAAAAGCTGCTTTTAAATGAAAAAAAGGAGTAAAAAAGGAAACCATAATTGCTATCTTAAAAACACCAACACACCCCTACTATACTGATTTAAAGCGTTTTGGTTTCTGCTTTAAACTTTTATAACTTTTCTTCTTCATCAATCCATTTTTATCGTAGCCTACAAGTTTACTTTGACCAAAACCTTCCTGACCTGGATTGTCGGCATCAGCTTTCTTACGAAAAATAGAAAATTTATGACCACCTCCAATTTCAGGACATGGAATTTTGCTGCTGTGGCATCCAGAAAAGATCACTAAGCTTAATGCGAAGAAAAGAGTAAGATTACGAGAATAACTAGCAGATGAAATTACCAAAACAAGTAAATTATAGTAAACAGACCTAAATATATTATTTTATTAATATAAAACCAAAGCAAGAGGCAATTAATTCTAAACCAGGTACTTTTACGCCGATAAATAAAAGGTAAAATGTTGGAATCACCTTGATTACTTTAGCCTAATGCATCATTAATTAATACTGTAATAATTGTTCAACTTTTTGTCTTAAACGCTGAATAGGCAAAAATAACTGCTCTAAAGGTGGCGAAAACGGCACCGGAGTATCTAAACTACCCACTCGTACTACCGGACTATCCAAATATTGAAAGCAATTTTCCGAAATCCAGGCACTAATTTCGGCCCCAACACCACCCGTTAAGGTATCTTCGTGCACAATTAGTACACGGCCGGTTTTCTGTACGGTAGCCTGAACAGCCTCCTGGTCCCAGGGCAACAGAGTTCTCAAATCCAAAATATCGGCTTTCACTTCGGGTATGGTTTGCATTAATTGCGTTGCCCAATGCACGCCCATACCGTAAGTAATAATAGAAAAATCAGAACCTTCCGTCACTAACTTGGCCTTCCCGATTTCCTCCGCGTAGTAATCATCCGGAATAATGGCTGATATAGAACGATACAATAATTTATGTTCAAAATAAAGAACCGGATTAGGATCAGCAATGGCCGCGTTTAATAAACCTTTTGCGTCGTAGGGATTAGACGGATACACAATTTTAAGCCCCGGGGTATGAAAGAACCAGGCTTCGTTCGATTGCGAATGAAAAGGACCAGCCGCCGTTCCGGCCCCAGTTGGCATGCGGATCACCACATCGGCATTTTGCCCCCAGCGGTAATGCGATTTGGCTAAATTATTAACAATCTGGTTAAAGGCACAAGTAACGAAATCGGCAAACTGCATTTCAATCACCGCCTTTTTTCCTTTAATAGACAAACCTAAACCTATTCCTACAATGGCCGATTCGCAAAGCGGGGTATTCCGAATGCGATCTTTGCCAAACTGGTCTACTAGACCTTCGGTTACCTTAAAAACGCCGCCGTATTCAGCAATATCCTGCCCCATTATCACTAATTCCGGATATTTTTCGAGGCTCTGGCGAAGGCCAGCGGTTATGGCATCCACGTACCTTTTTTCAGATTGCTGTTCGGATTTAGGTTCTTCTACAATTTGCTGGTAGGGCGCATACACATCGGCTAATTCTTCGGCTATATCTGCCATAGGCATAGGAGTAGCAAAAGCAGCTTCTAATCCTTGTTCAATACTAACTTTAAATTCATCGCGGGTAGCAGCCAACAACCGAGCCGTTAAAACTTTTTCGTCGAGCAGGTATCTTTCGTAATTTTCTACCGGGTCTTTCTTCGACCATTTTTCGAATAATTCCTGCGGTACGTATTTAGTACCCGATGCTTCTTCGTGCCCGCGCATCCGGAAGGTCATGGCTTCAATTAAGATCGGGCGTGGATTTTTGCGCATACTAGCGGCCGTCTGGCGAATCGTGTCGTACACTTCCAATACGTTATTCCCGTCAATCTGTAAGGTGTCTATGCCGTAGGCGGGGCCTTTATCGATAAAATAATTAAATTTAAACTGCTCGGAGTTAGGAGTAGACAAACCATAACCATTGTTTTCAATCATAAAAATAACCGGCAAATTCCAGACGGCGGCTACATTTAAAGCTTCGTGAAAATCGCCCTCGCTGGCTCCTCCGTCCCCGCTGAACACCAAGGTTACCTTTCTTTTTTTCTCGAGTAAATCGGCTAAGGCAATTCCGTCGGCTACGGCTAGTTGTGGGCCCAAGTGCGAGATCATACCTACAACGTGGTGTTCCTGTGAGCCAAAATGAAAAGACCGATCCCGCCCCTTGGTAAAGCCGGTGGTTTTACCCTGAAATTGCGCAAATAACTTATTTAAAGGTACGTTGCGGCAAGTAAAAATACCTAAGTTCCGGTGTAAGGGTAGTATGTATTCGTCCGGATCCAGTGCCAAAGTCGCTCCTACTGAAATAGCTTCCTGGCCAATGCCCGAAAACCATTTGCTTATCCGGCCTTGACGTAGTAAAATCAGCATGCGCTCTTCAATCATGCGGGGTAATAAAATACCCCGGTACAAATGCAGCAGGTCGTCGTCGGAGTAATCTTTACGGTTATAATTCATTCGGAAAATCTAAGTAGTAATCATCAAAATTAACGAAAATATTCATGGCATTACGGCTTTTTACGGCTGCCATTTTTAAGTAAAATACAAGCAAGATTAATAAATCGGACAGAACAACAGCACCTTTATATTCAGCATTTTATATATTTGCAGAAATTTTAAATACTGCATGAAATATTTTTTACTTGTATTTACTTTATTAACTACTTTTCTCAGAGTAGCTGTTTATGGTAAAAACCGTTTTCCCAATTTAATTAGTACAACTGCTATTTATCAGGATACCACTGCTACTGATTCGGTAAATACTGGTTACAGACACATCCTACGCAGTCAGGTAACGGGAGCCATATCCACCATAACTGGCAAGCAGATTCAACAAACACCGATGTTCTCTCTGGATCAGGCTTTAAAAGGCCGGGTTGCGGGTGTGCAGGTAACGCAGAATTCCGGCCAGCCGGGCGCAGCTGCCTCCGTCCGGGTTCGGGGTATATCTACGTTATTTAACAGCGTTGAGCCATTATATGTGCTGGATGGCGTACCACTTTTCCACACGGTTCCCGAAAGCACGAACCAATTTCTGCCGATCCTGAATTTTATTAACCCGGCCGATATTGCTTCGGTGGAGATATTAAAAGACGCGGGAGCAGCGGCTATATACGGTAGCCGGGCCAGCAACGGCGTGGTGCTGATTACCACTAAACGAGGACAGGCTAAAACAAATCGGGTGGCCCTTCATTCATTTTTTGGCTTGCAGCAGGTACCTAAACAAATACCCTTACTAAATGCCAGCGAGTACGCCGGACTGGTAAACAAAGCTCTTCAGGAACAAGGCCTGCCCCCAAGGTATATCACCGAGCAAATGAAGGCTTTAGGAGAAGGCACCAATTGGCAGTCAGAA
This region includes:
- a CDS encoding OmpA family protein translates to MKHTFTKIIFLILVVVFCGLSGKLRAQSALRKANQYFDSYKYSLAIEEYKKTIERKSPTLTVTQRLADANRLSNHSVAAEAWYAEVLKFPEAEPINIFYYAQMLHTNGKYEEAKVQYLQYAEKVPVEAAQARKLAEACDLASQWLKRPPMVEVKAVTELNSLYADFSPIQYKNGILFTSDRGTAKPEAKGKEKDKIYGWTGRPYLKMFGSVKNGANWSKPVPLSTNLNAEFHNGPAAVDSANTTIYFTRTNLVKLENKKANPDPTSWIENPFASGFVNRLEIYTAQNIGGKWSDPKPFAYNKVEEYSVGHPVLSPDGNLLYFISDMPGGFGLTDIYYSERLGNGTWSKPINAGNTINTSGREMFPSFDQKGTLYFSSDGHNGFGGLDLFSTTGERSTWSAVTNLMAPINSSRNDYAMLVEENGQSGLFSSDRFSEEATADIYSFSLIQQPAVLVVTTLERIAGQIGKKSLAPLSNVRLRFIQPNGKDSLVAFTDKKGKYYFKVSKGNTYSLEGSKPSYLTQPATIEVSNNALDTVNTTLVFDRIQTNIAIALSNIYFDLNKWDIRPDAALELDKLAITLLANPKVKVEMGSHCDSREGNGYNQLLSDLRAEATVNYLVSKGVSRNRLTARGYGETQPVNRCVDNVPCSEVEHQLNRRTTFKIQKEIASR
- a CDS encoding ice-binding family protein — protein: MRNVLLIFSFLLLTYRLYAQQQKVPDLKEAQDFAVLGPAGVSNTDASVVFADLAVTTGTLTGFDPEVGPGVVIGTTEVNTPNAEAVLQSAREAYDFVKNQPTEYTHDPKLGNGFTPLGDPEVTNGMILSPGVYSFNDPNVLLSGLLRLDGQNRTDAVFIFKIEGNFSFEPGSVIAMERGAQAKNVFFQINGVLIPAAGGVPDANAVLQGNYLVNNNGSETGEAIRLSEGTSVEGRVLALNGSVTLQDNNIYLANIIEADLSIEKKSNRNTVPLGELVTFTVTVTNYGPQEAANVEVVEDFPYANLEVVDYSAPGSVRVTFDPDKKVFLFKLGNMKVKDKVVVTVTAKAIAAANVVTNKVAVKADTQDSNPIKNNAEVSIRIPTASANLYVTKTVNKTTAKVGDNLHYVVTVENLGPDKATNVALTETFPIGFLSIIKTSVNTGIYTQNVSVDPTSTYSQNIFTIGDLGVNEKAILTIDARIIKNGRITNTALITNNAVLDPAGLNNKATVVTDAGAVPLVDLQIIKKANGSTVTLGNEVTYTLTARNNGPTNATGVVVTDVLSTDLKFVRASSEGQFDASTGTYNWIIGSLAAGEEKSVTLTAIPLIAGQIANSAIITGNQLDLISGNDYSEVVICVSPSLPVLAAGKNEVCVGDIVTYSVDNINGVTGFQYILPTGFTKITGSNSTIVVKVEDTAKDNSEISILPININSLCSNGEPLKVQVRVNRPPALPGSITGPVTACVGSEQSFSIAPVAGAENYTWSVPANWQIRAGQNTNTITVLVGTNPGKVSVLVSNSCGIGGSTETNTITPSVVPATAVISDKSGPCTGLMYSVTEVPGTTNYTWSVPEGFTITSGQGTSTIKVIADQLDRRGTISVTAFNAAGCNSIAATLEANAKAADANLTFPTAFTPNGDDKNEAWIVDNLLKFPDNDIQILNRWGNEVFRAKNYQNNWRATGLGEGTYFYVLRVKPCEGNYKVYRGYITVVR
- a CDS encoding PorP/SprF family type IX secretion system membrane protein codes for the protein MKLRLFFAAMLLSFSSMAQYKPQYTQYIFNGLVINPAYAGSKNVVHLNAFYRTQWTGLEGAPTTQSFSIDGVNKSNRIGVGVQAINDQIGAQRRTSASINGAVKLNVSESGVLSVGIAAGASQFRVDRNKLITTDPNDHTIDNAETNLIQPDLKLGVYFHTDKFYLGISATDLLDMKQENAFNPERSYFLTTGYVFDLGEHLKFKPSILMKENFHGPTNLDLNAFLLIENRIWLGGTYRTAANIFKNNFEASDLANKDAVSAIAEVFLSPKLRLGYSYDFTLTQLNNYSTHEFSLGVLLFKKAETKMLTPQYF